A single window of Fervidicoccus fontis Kam940 DNA harbors:
- a CDS encoding daunorubicin resistance protein DrrA family ABC transporter ATP-binding protein: protein MDDIVVENLWKIYPGNIAAVKGISFKVEHGEVFSLLGPNGAGKTTTISILTTLINPTKGVAKVGGYDVVTQANKVRSIIGLVPQDVVTDDDLSGWDNLMIQASLYHLPRSVAVKRAEELLEFMELKEFANKKTETYSGGMRRRLELAAALLHRPKILFLDEPTLGLDVQVRTAVWNYINRLRKEEDMTIFLTTHYMDEADKLSDRVAIIDYGEIKIIGTPKELKDSLGGDIIEIQLISDQIKREEVQKILSSNGNGSVKEVSIGDSGLLRIKTANGEEVLPEIITKLYEKGYKIKSVDLKKPSLDEVFLQYTGKRIRDSEVSSEETRRERAIMRRRR from the coding sequence ATGGATGACATAGTAGTTGAAAATCTGTGGAAAATTTACCCAGGAAATATAGCGGCTGTTAAGGGGATATCCTTTAAAGTCGAGCATGGAGAGGTTTTCAGTCTCCTAGGACCCAATGGGGCAGGGAAGACTACTACGATAAGCATACTCACAACTTTGATAAATCCTACAAAAGGTGTCGCCAAAGTAGGGGGCTACGATGTTGTTACTCAGGCGAACAAGGTTAGGAGCATAATAGGGCTTGTGCCGCAAGACGTTGTCACAGACGATGATCTATCTGGATGGGACAACTTAATGATTCAGGCATCTCTCTACCATCTTCCAAGGAGCGTTGCAGTGAAGAGGGCGGAGGAGCTCCTGGAGTTCATGGAGCTTAAGGAATTCGCAAATAAAAAGACTGAAACCTATTCGGGAGGAATGAGGAGAAGGCTTGAGCTTGCAGCTGCTCTCCTCCACAGACCGAAGATACTCTTCTTAGATGAGCCCACCCTTGGGTTAGATGTTCAAGTGAGGACTGCTGTGTGGAACTACATAAACAGGCTAAGAAAGGAGGAAGATATGACGATTTTCCTCACGACTCATTACATGGACGAGGCAGACAAGCTCTCAGACAGAGTTGCGATTATAGACTATGGTGAGATAAAAATCATAGGAACACCAAAAGAGCTGAAGGACTCGCTTGGAGGAGATATAATAGAAATACAGCTTATAAGCGATCAAATAAAAAGAGAAGAAGTTCAAAAGATTCTCTCAAGCAACGGTAATGGGAGCGTTAAAGAAGTATCTATTGGGGATAGCGGTTTGCTAAGGATAAAGACTGCAAACGGGGAAGAGGTGCTCCCTGAAATAATCACTAAGCTATATGAAAAGGGTTACAAAATTAAGAGCGTCGATCTTAAAAAGCCCAGCTTGGATGAGGTGTTCCTCCAGTATACTGGAAAGAGGATAAGGGATTCTGAGGTTTCAAGTGAAGAAACTAGGAGAGAAAGAGCTATAATGAGGAGAAGGAGGTGA
- a CDS encoding ABC transporter permease, with translation MESNFRNTIREINALTYRELKKWINKPHVVIMMLIQPVLWMGLFGKAFNLTGIFKIPENILNSLPPYATQAVQQIFNSILTNLFGQANIDYFSYMAIGMTAVVALFAGLQTGMSLSWDRRLGYLNKLLASPISRGSIIVGKVLGGTVKALVQVLVIILIAIPFGLKLQIASASAVVAAALGITLFAMGIGMLMISITLRVKSWETQMTVMNLLNLPLMFASNVLTPLAMMPSWLQTVAKFNPLTYAADIMRQALIMGSYASYAEIMRDLVILAGVAIALITIGVVAANRALRKE, from the coding sequence TTGGAGTCCAACTTTAGAAATACGATCAGAGAGATAAATGCTCTAACGTATAGAGAGCTGAAAAAATGGATAAATAAGCCCCATGTAGTAATAATGATGCTGATCCAGCCAGTTCTCTGGATGGGCCTCTTTGGAAAAGCTTTTAACTTAACGGGAATATTCAAAATACCGGAAAACATATTAAACTCGCTCCCACCATATGCAACTCAAGCAGTGCAGCAGATCTTCAACAGCATACTTACAAATCTCTTCGGTCAGGCGAACATAGATTACTTCTCTTATATGGCAATAGGAATGACCGCAGTTGTAGCATTGTTCGCTGGACTTCAGACGGGTATGAGCCTTTCGTGGGATAGAAGGCTTGGGTACCTGAACAAGCTACTTGCATCTCCCATAAGCAGGGGAAGCATAATAGTAGGAAAGGTTCTGGGAGGAACTGTTAAGGCATTAGTTCAAGTGCTCGTCATAATATTAATAGCAATCCCATTTGGACTTAAGCTTCAGATAGCAAGCGCTTCAGCAGTTGTAGCGGCAGCTCTTGGAATAACGCTCTTTGCAATGGGCATAGGAATGCTGATGATATCAATAACTCTAAGGGTAAAATCCTGGGAGACGCAGATGACGGTTATGAACCTTTTGAACCTTCCCCTTATGTTTGCAAGCAATGTCCTCACGCCTTTGGCAATGATGCCAAGTTGGCTTCAAACAGTTGCTAAGTTCAACCCGCTTACATATGCTGCAGATATAATGAGGCAAGCACTTATAATGGGAAGCTATGCAAGCTATGCAGAAATAATGAGGGATCTCGTAATCTTAGCAGGTGTCGCTATTGCATTGATAACTATCGGTGTAGTAGCTGCAAATAGGGCGCTGAGAAAAGAATAA
- a CDS encoding Maf family protein, with protein MKQLVLASTSKRRIEILREIGVDFLVIEPKYREIIIEKEPLRTVLNNAKNKGMSVLDASPSNSLILSADTVVVAEEGEILGKPDSLSTSISMLKKLNGRYHYVLTGICVIDKDSGSLECSHETTKVKFRKVSDEMIIQYASTLEGMDKAGSYAAQGLGALLIESIEGDFYNVIGLPIGLVYALLAKYGYDLFSNGIKSRIAAIKRG; from the coding sequence TTGAAGCAGCTCGTGCTTGCATCAACGAGCAAAAGAAGGATAGAGATCCTGAGGGAAATAGGAGTTGATTTCCTAGTAATTGAGCCTAAATACAGAGAAATCATAATAGAGAAGGAGCCTTTAAGAACTGTTTTAAACAACGCGAAAAATAAGGGGATGAGCGTGCTTGATGCTTCTCCAAGCAATTCTCTCATCTTAAGCGCAGACACAGTTGTAGTTGCTGAAGAGGGGGAGATCCTCGGAAAGCCGGATTCTTTAAGCACAAGCATATCAATGCTTAAAAAGCTGAACGGAAGGTATCATTATGTCTTGACAGGTATATGCGTCATAGACAAGGATTCAGGCTCATTGGAGTGCTCTCATGAGACTACAAAGGTTAAGTTCAGAAAAGTGAGCGATGAGATGATCATACAATATGCCTCGACCCTAGAAGGAATGGACAAAGCTGGAAGCTATGCAGCTCAAGGTCTTGGAGCCCTGCTCATAGAATCGATAGAGGGAGACTTCTATAATGTTATAGGTCTTCCTATAGGTTTGGTGTATGCTCTTCTTGCTAAGTACGGCTACGATTTATTTTCCAATGGTATAAAGTCTAGGATTGCGGCAATAAAAAGAGGGTAA